The following are encoded together in the Jaculus jaculus isolate mJacJac1 chromosome 3, mJacJac1.mat.Y.cur, whole genome shotgun sequence genome:
- the LOC101609044 gene encoding putative olfactory receptor 56B2: MMFQNLRDSNSSESQVSEFILMGFPGIHSWQHWLSLPLALLYLLALLANMMIVTVIYQESALHQPMYYFLSILALVDIGLATTIMPKILAIFWFNAKSISLPECFAQMYAIHCFVAMESGIFVCMAIDRYVAICRPLQYPSIVTESFVVKATVIMALRNCLAPMSVPVLAAQRHYCSRNSIEHCLCSNLGVTSLSCDDRRINSINQLIIAWAVMGSDLGLIICSYAWILRSVLKLNSSEAASKALSTCTSHLILILFFYTVIVVLSVTHSAGMKIPLIPVLLNVLHNVIPPALNPMVYALKNKELRQSLYKVLGLDVKHN; encoded by the coding sequence ATGATGTTCCAGAATCTCAGAGATTCCAATAGCTCTGAATCCCAGGTCTCTGAGTTCATTCTGATGGGATTCCCGGGCATCCACAGCTGGCAGCACTGGCTCTCCCTGCCCCTGGCCCTGCTCTACCTCTTGGCGCTCCTTGCCAACATGATGATCGTGACAGTCATCTATCAAGAGTCTGCACTGCACCAGCCTATGTACTATTTTCTGAGCATCCTGGCTTTGGTGGACATCGGCCTGGCCACCACCATCATGCCCAAGATCTTAGCCATCTTTTGGTTCAATGCTAAGTCTATCAGTCTGCCTGAGTGCTTTGCTCAGATGTATGCCATCCACTGCTTTGTGGCCATGGAGTCAGGTATCTTTGTCTGCATGGCTATAGATAGATATGTAGCCATTTGCCGGCCACTGCAGTATCCATCGATAGTTACTGAATCCTTTGTGGTCAAAGCAACTGTGATCATGGCACTCAGAAATTGTCTAGCTCCCATGTCAGTGCCTGTGTTAGCTGCCCAGAGACATTACTGCTCTCGGAATAGCATTGAGCACTGTCTTTGCTCCAATCTTGGTGTCACCAGCTTGTCCTGTGATGACAGGAGAATCAACAGTATCAACCAGCTCATCATAGCCTGGGCTGTCATGGGAAGTGACCTGGGACTGATTATTTGTTCATATGCTTGGATCCTTCGGTCAGTGCTGAAGCTGAACTCCTCAGAGGCAGCTTCCAAGGCCTTGAGTACCTGCACTTCCCACCTCATCCTGATCCTCTTCTTCTACACGGTCATTGTTGTCCTTTCTGTCACTCATAGTGCAGGCATGAAAATTCCCCTCATCCCAGTTCTACTGAATGTGTTACATAATGTCATCCCTCCTGCCCTCAACCCCATGGTATATGCCCTGAAGAATAAGGAGCTCAGACAAAGCTTATACAAGGTGCTTGGGCTGGATGTTAAACATAACTAA